Genomic window (Chondrocystis sp. NIES-4102):
TAACTAAATCTATTCTTCCCAAACATTTACCCTTACTAGAGCAGGTAAAAGGAATTATTACGGAAACTGGCGGTATAACTAGTCACGGAGCAATAGTTGCTAGGGAATTAAATATTCCTGCTGTGGTGCAAGTTGCCGATGCGACTCATATTCTGCAAACAGACGTTAAAGTGCTTTTGGATGGGGATGAAGGTAAAATTTATCCTGCTAATATAGGCAAAAAATTGTCTTCCCTTGATTTTTCTTTTCAGGATGTATCTAACTCAAATTATCCCCTGGCTACTAAATTAATGGTTAATCTTTCTCAACCTGCAGGTATTGCTAAAGCTCTCAATTTGCCAGTTGACGGGGTGGGGTTATTACGCTCAGATCTTTTACTATCTAATTTGCTGGCTTCTCAATCTACCGCTCAATGGCTAAAAAAACCTTCTCGTCAGCGTTTTATAGATACTTTAACGGGTTATCTGCGTGACTTTGTTAGTGCTTTTGCCCCTCGACCAGTATTTTATCGCTCTCTTGATTGGTATGCTCAAGATCAGGTAAATCAAGTTTTTAGTAACCGTGGTACTTATAATTATCTGCAAGATCCGACCTTATTTGATCTGGAGTTGGAAGCTTTAAGGGTGATTATTAATGAAGGGTATAGCAATCTTAAGTTGATTTTGCCTTTTATACGCAGCGTAGAAGAATTTAAATTTTGTTATCGTCGTCTAGAAACCTTTGGTTTAACTACTTATAACTCGTTTCAGGTTTGGATTATGGCAGAAGTTCCCTCGGTAATTTTTTTGTTGCCAGAATATATTAAGGCTGGAGTTCAAGGTATCGCTATTGGTACTAATGATCTAACCCAGTTATTATTAGGGGTAAGTCGTGAACAAACAGAATTTAGCGATCGCGGTTTAAATGCTAATCATCCAGCCATGCAAAGTGCGATCGCCCAGTTAGTTACAACAGCAACAGCTAACAATATAGAATGTTGTATCTGCGGTCAAGCACCAGTAATATATCCTAGTTTGATAGATAAATTAATTAGTTGGGGGATTGGTAGTATTTCTGTAGAACCAGAAGCTATTGAGCAAACTTATTTAGCGATCGCCCGTGCGGAGAGAAGATTACTTTTACAAGCAGCAGTAGGTAAAGTCAATAGTGATTAATGAGAAGTGAGGAAGGGGATAGTAGGTAAGAGTTACCAGCTAAGAAGATCAAAAGTTAAATATATCTACTACTAAAGCAGTTTTCCCATCCCTTATAATCTACCCAGGCAATAGCAGACTCATCACCTTTTGCACCACTATAAAGTTCTTTAAACCAACCTGTCGGCTCATTACGATCATAAGTTTGCTCAACGAAAGCTCTCGGACGGTATTTCTGATACTGCTTTTCATCAATTCTCAGAAAAGGACTTAAACCAAATTAATTAATTTCCAATTATCCATTATATAAATTAGGTTTCCGAGTCTGAGGTCGGATTTTGTACAAATGAGGGCGAAAGAAAAGCCACAACCGCACCTAAAAGGAAACCAATGATATTGCGAAACACAGGTAAAAACTCTGGAGTACGAATGACTACAGGCCCAAGACCAAAAGCAATAAATAGAATTCCCCACAAAGGCGACATAATTAGACCCCACTGCCAAGCAATTAGCTGACCTTCTTTACGAGGTATTACAGCAACACCTAAAATTATCCCACCAACAATTGAACTAATAAGAGTTAAAATCCATTGCTCTTGAGGTAAACCTGGGACGACATTACAACCGTTTTGTAGTAAACACCCTTTGACAACATCTAAAGCTTCTACAATCGAATTATTTTCTCCATGCTCGCGAATATAATACATATTACCGAAGCGAGTTTGAAGTTCAATCCAAAAATTGCGGGGTAATAATTCATATACATCGTCGCCAATACTAAAAGCCAAGAGGTTACCACCTCTGCCATCAGCTACTAGAAGGATACTTTTATCATCCAAGCCCCAAAACTGCTTAACTGCACGCCCAGGAGAGCGATCATATTGGGTCAATACCCTCATTTTCCAGCCTGTATCAGCTTCAAATTTTTCTAATTTACTATTTAATGATTTCTCCTGTATTTCGGGCAGAAAATTGGCTAAATCTACTACTGGCGTTACTACATCAGGTAATAATTCTGGATTGTTAACTGCTAAAGCTGGAGGAGTCAACCAGGTTGTCAAAACTAGTAGACACGCACCCAAAGTAAGTATAAAAGGCTTAATCAACCTATTAGTCATGATGGTTTGAGGTAAAAATTTTTTGATATACAATTTCAATTTAGTTTAGGGGTCTCTTATTTTTGTTACATTTATTTACTTTAACTTAAGGTTATCAGTAATCAGCCTTGGTGAAAACTATAATCAAGAAAATTCGTGACTATAAAATTTAGCGATCGCTTTTAGCATTGGAGTCGATTAGGTCAGATTGATCTTGATCGGTAAAATCATTTTTAATCTCAAAATTGCGCCAAACTTGCCAAGCTACTCTAACTCCTGCTGCTATACCAAGGCTATTTTGTTGCACTTGCTGTAATTGTTGTTTGGCTTTAACTAATCCTTCATCTACTTGTTGAATAACGCCAGTAGCATTATTTATCCCCTGATTAACTTCCTCTGTTAATTCTCCCACTTCTCTACCTGTAAGACGGATAGCTTCTAAAGTTGGTGGAAATTCACGATTTAGAGTATCGAATAATTTCTCGGCACTACGGGCAGCTTTTGCCACTTCTTGTAGGGTGGGAATAGTTACTAACAATACGGCAAATAAACTAAAAGCAACTAGAAACAATGAAAGTCCTAGCCAAAATAAAGGGTCTATCATAAACTATGAGCAATGGATCGCATTTTCTAATTTTAAAGGCGATTATCCAAACTCCCTAGGACTTATTCCGAAAATGGGTAAATTGAGTCATTAGGAGTCGATCCGTAAGGGCGAGTGGAAGTTGGGGAATTTAAATTTTGCTGAATGATTTTAGCTCTAGCAGCTTGACTAGTTTGGCGACTAGCTTCTATCCCTGCTGCGATCGCTTGTCTTAATCTTACTAATGTAACTTCCCAATTTGCTAAAGTAGATTCCGAAAGGCGATCTGCTTGCAATTGCAGGCTTGTAGATAGATCTTCGGCTATTTCTGGTAAAGCATCAGCAGATTTTCTCAATACTTTACGAGTTTCTCTACCTGGGCGCGGGGCAATTAATAGTCCTACTGCTGTCCCTATTGCACTACCTAACATTAAACCACCAATAAACATTCCTGTGGAATTGCGCTTTGACATTGCTCTATTTTTTCTCCTGAATTTGGTTAAGTTAGATTGATCTGTTAAATACTAGCTCAATGGATCTGGCTGGATATTTTGCCAGCTTATTTTCTAACTATTATTTTAGTGATTAAAGCTCTATAAATGTATTTAAATCAACAAACCTCTGCATCTAAGATAGTAATTTCTATACCAATCAATTTAAAATGTAGAGAAGAAATAGTTGAAGCTCTCTTTGATCAATATGGCACAAATTATTTGTTTTTAGAGGATATTTTTCTTGAGGTAACAACTAAGCAATATTGTTTTATTAAGATTAGCGATCGCGATCTTTATAGCTTTACTAATCATGGTTATAGTTTATTGACAACTAATAAGATCAAATATACTCCTCGAACAGAATTAGCTAATTCCTTTGCTTTTTTAGGACAAAATAAAATTTCAGAAAATGTCTTAAAAGAAATTGATAATTATCAACAGATTGTTTATTTAACTTCTCTGCATGTAGGATACAATTACTGTCTTCAAATTGCTAAATTCAGCCAAATTATTTTAAGTCTTGGTGGAATTGCCCTTAAAGTAGAATCGGCAGGTATCGCCCATCAAGCTGATCACTGGTTAGCTCATTATCATTCTCAGGATATATTTGATATTTATTCTCTTTTTGTCGTCTTAATCGAAGGAGATGACTATTATTATTCCTGTGGTATGCACAATTTTGGTATGGCGGATGTCATAGTAGACTTAGAGGAGGAGATGAGTTTAGCTATCTATGTTTTAAATGTCTTTAATTATTATCGTTTAACTGAATTTCCTATAATCAAACAAGGGCAAACTTTTCAACCCGATATTACATCTCCAATTTATCAAATGCACTCTCGCTCTAATATCATAGCAGATAATAATTTACTCTTTAATCCCTATGGTCAATGGCATTTAAAACGTTTTTCCAGTTAATAACTCAAGCTTTATAACCTTTTTTACAATCAAACTTATGCCAACTAATCCTCATCAAACTGATAATTATAATCGTCTTTTTAATCAAATTCAAACACTAGTTTTATGTCATTCCCCTAGTGGGGTAGAAAATGAAATTGATCAGGCTTTACTTACAGAATTGGCAGCTTTAAAAATAGAATCTTGGCAGGATCAAGCAGGAAATATAATTGCTAAAATACCAGGACAAAATTCTAATAAAGCCATTGCTATTACTGCTCATAAAGATGAGATCGGCATGATCGTTAAATCAATTAATCAAGACGGGTGTTTAATAGTGCGCCGTTTAGGAGGATCTTTTCCCTGGGTATATGGTGAGGGTGTAGTAGATATACTCGGTGATTCCTTTTTAAATAATCCCACTTCAGGCGAAGTTATTCATGGTATCTTATCCTTTGGCTCTCGTCATGTCTCCCATGAATCTCCTCAAAAAGCCCAACAGCTTGATACACCTTTAAAATGGGAAGATGCTTGGGTAGAAACTAAATGTAGCTTAGAAGAATTAACTAGTGCAGGTGTACGCCCTGGTACAAGAGTAGTAATAGGTAAACATCGTAAGCAGCCTTTTCGGTTGAAAGATTATATTGCTAGCTACACTCTCGATAATAAAGCTTCGGTGGCAATCCTATTAGAGTTAGCCAAAAGAATTAAGAATCCGTCTAAAGATGTATATTTAGTTGCTTCAGCTAAAGAAGAAGTGGGCGCAATTGGAGCATTATACTTTACTCAAAATCAAAATTTAGATGCTTTAATCGCTTTGGAAATTTGCCCTTTAGCTAAGGAATATCCCATAGAGATGGGAGTTGCACCCGTCTTACTTTCACAAGATAATTATGGTGTTTACGATGAATTACTTAATGGTGAAATACGCCAAGCAGCAGATTTAGCTGATATTCCCCTTCAATTAGCAGTATTAGATGGTTTTGGTAGTGATGCTTCGATCGCCATGAAATTCGGTCATGTTTCTCGGGCTGCTTGTTTAAGTTTTCCTACCCATAATACCCACGGATATGAAATTGCTCATTTAGGAGCGATCGCTAATTGTTTGGAAATTTTAATACAATACTGTAACGCTTAAGTAACTTTATTTGATCCATCTTCTTGTACTGAGGTAAACTGAGTGAAAACTCGCAAGAAATGTTTACTACCTCTAGCTAAACAAAAAGCAACAATTGATAATACTTGTAAGTTAGCTATTAAATAGAAATCCCGTTCATTAATTGCCAAAACTCCAAGTAATAAAAGATAAATAAGTAAACAATAAAAATAGCGTGGGAAATCCCAAGGCCAACTACTATTTTTTCCTCCCAAATAACGATATAAAATATATTGGATTGAACGGGTTAAAACTTTACTAACTAATAAAATAAGACCGATAGTATTGGTAGGAATGATTATTAGATACCCACAATAACGGCAAGTTTGTAAAATAGTATAAAACCAAATCCGACTCTGTTTATTAAGGTAATTATAAATATGGAATAAATATCTTGAAAGCACAAGAAATCCTAACCAACAGATTAATTCATAGGAAAGCCAAGATAATTGCTCACTAGAACCTTCAAAAATGTTTAGGTTAATTTGATTATTTCCTGTAGTTAAATTTTTGCTTAAAATCAAGAGTCCTAATAGTGACAATGCCACAGCCCACAACCAAGGTTGCCACATAGGAAAGGAATTCTTTTTATATATTTGATAATTAGACGAGAGAATAGCATTCTCTTCATATTGTTCCCCAATTAAATCATTTTCTATATATCCTAGTTCGTAGATACACCAAAAAGAAATTTGTAGTAAGAATAAACCGAGAGTGTTAGAAAGAGGATGATAGCTAAAATGATAAAAAGCTAGCAATATTATTATAAAATCTTCACCGATTACAGTAGTGAGAAAAAAGTTTTTGTCTGGTCTTTTTATTTTCTCTGAGTATAAAAGTGGGAAATATTTTTTCACGTGATATATTTTTTTTATAAATTTAAATGCTATTTAATCTAAATATTTTATTTGATAGCTCAAATCGAAACACATAAAATAATATTGCTATCTATTATAATACTTTTGTGCTTTTTTGCTTAATATCTAAATTATTGATAAATAGTAAAGATTATATGAAGTAAAATAAAATCAATCTAAAAATCAACTGTATTAAAATAGTTTTTGCTATCTGATTATCTTTGAGTTAAGTCTTTATTAAAGACAGCAAGTTACTGGCATAAAAACTTTTAAAAACAATATTTCATCAAATTATAATAGGCTAGGCTTATCATACTAGATGATTATTGTACTATGTACGTATATACGTATTCAATGAATAATAAACTATGTTCGTAAAAATTATGATTAGTAATCTGTTATACCTAGATGAAGAGCAAATGTAGTTCAACCATTAAACATCAAATTCCCTATAGATATAAGAGGGAGAGAGGCAAATATAAGTTTATAGTACAGGTTTAAGTTACAAGCCTAAATAAAACCAAAACCTATACTTTTTAATAGATTGCAAACTAAAGAATCCTAACTATTAATTTAAAAATTTGAGATAAATTGCTGTTAATTACTAATCTTACACACTAATCTATAAATAGAAATACGATAAGACAAAATCAATAATCAATTAAAGGTAATGGTAACTATTTTCTTTTCTCTCTAAAAGCCACAAGGGGGCAAAAAAATTGGCGTTGAGAAAAAAATCGTCAAAACCAAATGTAAAAAATCAATAAAACTTTATTAGCATGAGATCCAAGTTTTAATAACTTGTCCAGTAATTAGCTGATTATACCAGGGAGTATTAATAGCAGGAGATTGCAGACATTGAGAATTAGCTACCCAAACAGCATCAGGTGCAAACAAAATCAAATCAGTAGCAAGATCGAGAGCGATCGCACTAGGTGATTGCTGTAAACATTGACGGGGACGACTACTTAAAGCTTGCCACAATTCTAAAGCAGACCATGTACCAGTGCTAACAAACTTCTGCCATAAAAGCGGTAAAGCTAACTGTAAACCAATAACTCCAGGTGGTGCTAGGGCAAAAGGAACAGTTTTCTCCTCATAAGTATAAGCCTGATGATCAATAGCGATCGCGTCAATTATACCTTGTTTTACTCCTGTAATTAAGGCAGTTTGATCATTAACATCCCCGATAGGCGGGTGAAGACGTAAATTAGGATCATAACTAGCAATAGCCTCACTATTCCATAAAAGGTGCATCCAAGTAGTACTAGCCGTTAGGGGTAAACCTCTTTGTTTAGCATCAGCAATTAACTCTACACCGCGTTTAGTAGAGACACGCATAATATGTACAGGGGTAGGAATAGCTGCCACAATTTCAATTACTGCTGCAATCATTGCTGCTTCGGCAAAACCAGGATACCCCACCATTCCATAACGGATCGAATCTAATCCCTCCCTTACCACACCTGCATTTGCCAATTCATTAGTATGAAGTGCGATCGCCATAGTAGACTGCCAAGGGTGCAAATATTCTAATACCTGCTTAAACAAATTTAAACTTGCCAAACCGTAACTATCATAAAATCCAATTACCTCAGATTTCATCGCCCCCAATTCACTCATCTGTCGAGGTGTGGTAGCCTCAGTTGCCGAACCCCAAAACCTTATCTGAGGCGAAACTAAATTAGGACTATTCAAATGCTGAGTTTTATTAACCAAAGCAGCCAATACCTCAGAATTATCTATTCGAGGGATAGTATCAGACAAAATACCAACTTGGGTAAAACCTCCAGCAGCAGCAGCATTAACCAAATCCCTAAGACTTTCTCGCCCCTCATTACCAGGTTCGCTACTATGACTATATAAATCAACCAACCCTGTACCCAAAATCAAATTCTCACCTTTGAAGATTGTTGCACTGGCTGGATAATCCACAATTTTATCGGCGATCGCTTTAATTTTTCCCTCGACAATTAGCACGTCCGCTAGACGATCTATGCCTTGGCTTGGGTCAATAATTCTTACCTGTTGCAGTAATTCCATTCTCTTGCTGACTTTTTAATTAATAACAGTTGACATTGTGTACTGCAAATAACCATAATAATAGTTTGTGTAAACTTTAGCTTTCAAATAAACCCTTGGCTAATGTTATCGTGATCGGAGCCCAGTGGGGTGACGAAGGAAAAGGAAAAATAACCGATCTACTTAGTCGCTCGGCAGATGTCGTGGTACGCTCCCAAGGTGGAGTCAATGCAGGACATACAGTTGTAGTAGCTGGAGAAACCTTTAAATTACACTTGATTCCTTCAGGAATTTTATATTCTGATACAGAATGTATTATTGGTTCAGGAACGGTCATTGATCCGCAAGTGTTAATTGAAGAAATTAATCAGCTTAAAGCTTTAGGAGTGACAGTAGATAACCTCTACATATCTCAAACGGCTCATATTACTATGCCTTATCATCGCAAGATTGATCAAGCATCGGAAGAAAGCCGAGGAGAATACAAAATTGGCACGACAGGCAGAGGCATTGGCCCTACCTATGCAGATAAATCAGAGCGAACTGGCATTCGGGTTTTAGATTTAATGAACCCTAATCATTTGCGTAAGCAACTTGCTTGGACGATTAATTACAAAAACGTCATTTTAGAAAAATTATATAATTTACCGCCTTTAGACCCAGAGAAAGTAATTCAAGAGTATCTAAAATACGCTGATTTCTTGCGTCCTCATGTCGTGGACAGTTCTCTCAAAATTTATCAAGCAGTACAAGAGAAAAAAAATATCTTATTTGAAGGAGCGCAGGGAACTTTACTAGATTTAGATCATGGTACTTATCCCTATGTAACTTCTTCTAACCCCATTGCTGGTGGAGCTTGTGTGGGAGCTGGTGTTGGC
Coding sequences:
- a CDS encoding PEP-utilizing protein mobile region translates to MVGDQLFILSQLLQHSCPILPGFVLGNNLFKEFISSLENNLSNCLDILDVDDYQALGTVAKHSRWLITQAIFSPQWQQEILQAVQQLNCDRLILQPYLTFPFRPQQQSKSLWQPVTCTTDPQAITTAIKQVWSQLFSASSLLYCYKLGLSIDQIGLAVLVRPLAAVYASGTIELTSEIVRIQATWGLPTSILQGDVEADHYHLDRNSQQIISRHLGHKNYAYRPLSHPLINSSIDCLESYIPQEAESETYVLDPKAIALLLESTQTILQQQPQIRYFVWTLPKPSHHPHSLLNFYFTQIDEHLICASNLTVKTTQASLPSSVAPLLTGVGVSPGKVMGFVVILDEHTLPHSLPPNSILVTKSILPKHLPLLEQVKGIITETGGITSHGAIVARELNIPAVVQVADATHILQTDVKVLLDGDEGKIYPANIGKKLSSLDFSFQDVSNSNYPLATKLMVNLSQPAGIAKALNLPVDGVGLLRSDLLLSNLLASQSTAQWLKKPSRQRFIDTLTGYLRDFVSAFAPRPVFYRSLDWYAQDQVNQVFSNRGTYNYLQDPTLFDLELEALRVIINEGYSNLKLILPFIRSVEEFKFCYRRLETFGLTTYNSFQVWIMAEVPSVIFLLPEYIKAGVQGIAIGTNDLTQLLLGVSREQTEFSDRGLNANHPAMQSAIAQLVTTATANNIECCICGQAPVIYPSLIDKLISWGIGSISVEPEAIEQTYLAIARAERRLLLQAAVGKVNSD
- a CDS encoding peptidases M20 and M42, with amino-acid sequence MPTNPHQTDNYNRLFNQIQTLVLCHSPSGVENEIDQALLTELAALKIESWQDQAGNIIAKIPGQNSNKAIAITAHKDEIGMIVKSINQDGCLIVRRLGGSFPWVYGEGVVDILGDSFLNNPTSGEVIHGILSFGSRHVSHESPQKAQQLDTPLKWEDAWVETKCSLEELTSAGVRPGTRVVIGKHRKQPFRLKDYIASYTLDNKASVAILLELAKRIKNPSKDVYLVASAKEEVGAIGALYFTQNQNLDALIALEICPLAKEYPIEMGVAPVLLSQDNYGVYDELLNGEIRQAADLADIPLQLAVLDGFGSDASIAMKFGHVSRAACLSFPTHNTHGYEIAHLGAIANCLEILIQYCNA
- a CDS encoding dihydroorotase, multifunctional complex type, giving the protein MELLQQVRIIDPSQGIDRLADVLIVEGKIKAIADKIVDYPASATIFKGENLILGTGLVDLYSHSSEPGNEGRESLRDLVNAAAAGGFTQVGILSDTIPRIDNSEVLAALVNKTQHLNSPNLVSPQIRFWGSATEATTPRQMSELGAMKSEVIGFYDSYGLASLNLFKQVLEYLHPWQSTMAIALHTNELANAGVVREGLDSIRYGMVGYPGFAEAAMIAAVIEIVAAIPTPVHIMRVSTKRGVELIADAKQRGLPLTASTTWMHLLWNSEAIASYDPNLRLHPPIGDVNDQTALITGVKQGIIDAIAIDHQAYTYEEKTVPFALAPPGVIGLQLALPLLWQKFVSTGTWSALELWQALSSRPRQCLQQSPSAIALDLATDLILFAPDAVWVANSQCLQSPAINTPWYNQLITGQVIKTWISC
- a CDS encoding adenylosuccinate synthase is translated as MIGAQWGDEGKGKITDLLSRSADVVVRSQGGVNAGHTVVVAGETFKLHLIPSGILYSDTECIIGSGTVIDPQVLIEEINQLKALGVTVDNLYISQTAHITMPYHRKIDQASEESRGEYKIGTTGRGIGPTYADKSERTGIRVLDLMNPNHLRKQLAWTINYKNVILEKLYNLPPLDPEKVIQEYLKYADFLRPHVVDSSLKIYQAVQEKKNILFEGAQGTLLDLDHGTYPYVTSSNPIAGGACVGAGVGPTTIDRVIGVAKAYTTRVGEGPFPTELKDEVGELLGELGAEFGTTTGRRRRCGWFDAVIGRYAVRINGLDCLAITKLDVLDELEEIKVCVAYEIDGQTCNHFPTNASQFANCKPVYKTMPGWKQSTTNCRSLSDLPKAALNYLKYMAELMEVPIAIVSVGPSRDQTIIVEDPIHGPKRALLDADGIPVGET